Genomic window (Calditrichota bacterium):
CGAAAGTGAAGAACGTTATCGCAGCCTCTTCGAATCGAGTCCGGTGGTGCTCTATATGCTCGATCCGGAATCCGGACAGATACTTGATGTCAATCAGGCTGCAGTGCAGTTCTGGGGCTGGACCAGAGAGCAGTTGCTCTTGATGAAGATATACGAAATCAATGGTTTGGACGAGCAGGCTGTGGTGCGCGAGTTGACCGCCTCAACCCGGACGTCCCGTCGCGCTCTACGCCGTCGGCATCGTCTCGCGTCGGGCGATTACCGGGATGTAGAGGTTCATCACGGCCCCATTGTGATGCGGGGCAGGGTGGTGATACTGGTGATCTTGCACGATATCACCGACCGCCTGGTGGCAGAACGCGCTTTAGCCGAATCCGAAGAGCACTACCGGACGCTCATTGAGAAGTCGAACGACGCGATCTATCTCACCAGCGGCGGTAAGTTCGAGATCATCAACCGGCGATTCGGCGAGATACTTGAAGTTACGCCGGAAGAAGTGGCTGCCCCCGGATTCGATCTCTTTCGCCTGGTGGCGCCGGAAAGCCGCGAGATGATTGAAGATCGACGAGCCAGATTGCAGCGCGGTGAAAAAGTCCCCGATCGTTACGAATTCATAGCCCTCACCGGTACCGGAAAGCGCGTCGAGGTTGAAGTGTCGGTGTCGCAGGTCGAATTCCGTGGACGACCGGCGACCCAGGGGATTCTCCGCGATGTCACCGAACGGAAACGGCTTGAAGCGCAACTCCTGCAATCACAAAAGATGGAGGCAATAGGACGCCTTGCCGGAGGTGTTGCGCACGATTTCAATAATATTCTCTTGGCCATTTCAGCATCCGCCGAATTGCTCGAGCATCAGATCGAGCCCGATTCGGCGCAAGGCCTCGAGGTGCGCCAGATCCAGGCTTCATCAGCCCGAGGCGCCAGTCTGACCCGACAATTGCTCTCCTTTGCCCGTCAGCAGTCGCTCAACATCACCCGGATCGAACCGGATGAAGTGGTGAAGCAGATGGAGCCTCTCTTGCGTCGTCTCATCCGGGAGAGGATTGAACTGACATGCACTGCCGGCCTTAATGGAGCGCATATTCAGGCCGACCGTAATCAAATAGAACTGGCGGTAATGAATCTGGTGGTTAACGCCCGCGACGCCTTGGGCGGTGAAGGACGGATTGCTATTACCTCGCAAGTGTATGAAGCATCCGATGTCTTTGCCGGAAAGGGGGCTGCGGCTCAGGGGCGTTTTGCTTGCCTGGCGGTAACCGACAATGGCGTCGGGATGTCACCCGAGATTGCAGCCCGGGCTATTGAACCATTCTTCACTACAAAGCCGATTGGTCAGGGCACCGGTCTTGGCCTTTCGACCGTGCACGGCATTGTCCGGCAGTCGGGAGGACATGTATTCATCGACAGTGAGCCGGGCAGGGGCACGACAGTTCGACTCTGCTTCCCTATAACTGATGCTGACGAAACAATGATAGAGCAGCCCGCAGCACAGCCGTCGCTTCCGGAATCGTCGCAGGGACAGGAAACGGTGCTCATCGTCGACGATGAAGATGCGGTGCGCGGCGCTGCGTCGCGCTACCTTGCAATGAAGGGCTACCGGGTCTTGACCGCTTCGGGGGGCTTCGAAGCCCTCGACGTGGCGCGTAATTTCGACGGCCCAATCGACCTGCTGTTGACCGACATGGTGATGCCCGGAATGCCCGGCTACGAACTTGCTTGTCGTCTCGAGCAGATGCGTCCCGATCTGCGGGTGATCTTCATGAGCGGCTATTCACGCTATGAATTCCCGCTCGACTCAAAATATCTCCCCGAACTGCACTGCATCGAAAAACCGTTCCGACTCGACGACCTCGGTCAGCGGGTCCGTAAAGTTTTGGGGGAGTCATTATGATATACCCTAATCCGGCAGTAAGTGTGCCGTCGGATGTCCCCATCCGACGGCGGAGCGGTCAGATGAGGACATCTGACCGCACAATTGGCTTCCACCCCAGAGGTGAAAACAGCAAATGCCTATCGCTGGATCAGGGATGGTGATAATGCTAACGGGATATTGTCATTAGCGTCGGCATCAACTTCCCACGCTCGGAGATCGGCTGGCGATGGCGGGTGTTGTGGGGCAGCCTGGCACTGGACAGCCCGGCGGTCCGGGCCGGCAAGGCTGTCTCGCTCCTGATTATCCTCGCCTTTGCCGTCGGTTCGACCTTTTTCTTCCGGGCTGCGTTCTCCAGTCTTCTTCGCATCGAAGGTATCGGCGCGCCGCTCCTCTGGCGGGTAATCTCCATTGCCTGCGGGACGATCCTTGCGATGCTCATCATCAGCAACTTGATCACGGGTGTGGCGACGCTCTATCGATCGTCTGAGATAGCCTTCCTCATGTCGCGCCCGGTTACCTATCGTCGGATCTTCCTGACTCGCTTCTATGACAATTTGCTCTACAGTTCATGGTCGATGCTGGCATTGGGTATCCCCCTTGTAGCGGCTTGGGGAATGGTCTTCGGGGTGCCGATTCCATTGGTGGTGGGGGCGATTGTACTCGGCCTGCTGCCGCTGGTTGTTATTGCGTCGGTGATAGGCACGGTCATCTTGATGCTATTGATCGGCATTGCGCGAAGATGGTCACCCTGGGCGGCGATGGGTCTTATCCTGCTGCTCACAACCGGGGTGCTTTACTGGTCTTCGACGCAGCGCAGCCGGGGTTTGGTGGTCGAAGGGTCCGCACGCAGTTCGACGGTCGAACGTTACCTGACGCAGTTGGGACGCGATCCCCGGCTGCCGGTGCTTCCCTCGGGCTGGCTGGCGTCCGGGCTTAAGGCGGTGTCGGGACGCGACTACAACCGGGCGCTGCTCTTCGGAGGGCTGTTGTCGTTAACGGCGGTCGTATGGCTTCGCTGGCTGGCGCTGGCGGGAGGACGTTACTATTACCCGAGTTGGGGTACGTTCGCCGGCAGTCTTATTATCCGACGATCCATCAAGGCGGAGAAGGATGCCAGTTCACAGAGCGCAGCCCGATTTGGACGGGGCATCCTGCCGCTTCAGGCAGGGACGCTGCTTCGCAAGGATGTCTTACTCTTCCTGAGGTCGCCGGGTCAGTGGGGGCAATTATTGCTGCTGATAAGTTTCTTCTTGATTTATCTGGTCAATCTGGTGTATATTTCAAGTCGGTTTGACTTTGATCACCCCTACTGGAAGACGATGGTGCTCTTCCTCAACTTCGCGTTCAGCGGTTTCATATTGGCGACACTCTCGGTTAGGTTCGTCTATCCGCTCGTGAGTATGGAAGGACGGGGCATTAGTGTGGCACGGATGGCTCCGATGCCGCAAAGGGTTTTGATTGCTGAGAAGTTCGGCCTGGCGTTTGGGGTGATCTTCGTCCTCTGTCAGTTGATCGTTGTTGTGTCGCACAGCATATTGGACATCGGCGGCACCTTGCTTTTCCTGACGACGCTTGCGACCTTCCTGATGGGACTTGCGCTCACCGCACTTTCTGTCGGCCTGGGGGCGCTCCTGCCGGACTTCAGCGAGGAGAGTCCGATGCGCATTGCTTCGACGCCGGGGGGGGTAATGACGGTCGTTATCTCGCTGCTCTATGTAGCCGCAATGGCGGCGTTGGTCGGCTGGCCGACACGAGGCTATTTTCTCCACTTGATCGGCCGGGGAGGCGGTATTGCGCTTGAAACCGGGCTTGCGCTGCTGGCTATTGGACTGCTCAATCTGGCGGTCATAGTGTTGCCGCTCTATTTCGGAGCGCGTTCGCTGGCCAAGCGGGATTTCTGAGATGGCGCGCGCGGCTGCAGGCGACTCTTCGCTTGCACCAACGGTGCGGGTTCTGTTGGTCGATCCGGGCCGGCATTTGGCAGGAGTGGTGCAACGGGAAGTGGGGACCGGACTTCCGGTTGAATTTGTGCGCGTGCCGATGGCGGATGCGGCGTTGCAGATGTTTGCCCTCAAGTCGTTCGATTTGGTGCTGCTGCAATTGCGGCTGCCACATTTTAGCGGCGTCGAACTGGCTGCCAAATTGCGTCGGATCGACGCGCGGCTACCTCTTATCGCCTTCAGCGAAGAGGTCTCCCCGCGCGAGACTGAGGCACTGACCCGGCACGGCTACCCATTGCCGCTTACGGGTCGAAAACTGGACGACGAGATTCTCCAGCGGTTCCGGCTCTATGTGGGGACTTTGGAGGGGATCAAAGAGGTGGCTCACCGGCGCGAGGAGTTGCGACGGCGATTCGGGTTCGAGCGGATCTTGAGCCGATTCACCGGAATGGAGGCTTTGCTCGAACGAATAGGCCGGGTGG
Coding sequences:
- a CDS encoding PAS domain S-box protein yields the protein RFIDCNAAFVRIFGFASKEEALATPASRLYLSNDDLHRLVERLMKEKRLENYRCELKRIDGRPIQVIENIVGSFDEAGSLIYIKGYIIDDTERYRSEFALRESEERYRSLFESSPVVLYMLDPESGQILDVNQAAVQFWGWTREQLLLMKIYEINGLDEQAVVRELTASTRTSRRALRRRHRLASGDYRDVEVHHGPIVMRGRVVILVILHDITDRLVAERALAESEEHYRTLIEKSNDAIYLTSGGKFEIINRRFGEILEVTPEEVAAPGFDLFRLVAPESREMIEDRRARLQRGEKVPDRYEFIALTGTGKRVEVEVSVSQVEFRGRPATQGILRDVTERKRLEAQLLQSQKMEAIGRLAGGVAHDFNNILLAISASAELLEHQIEPDSAQGLEVRQIQASSARGASLTRQLLSFARQQSLNITRIEPDEVVKQMEPLLRRLIRERIELTCTAGLNGAHIQADRNQIELAVMNLVVNARDALGGEGRIAITSQVYEASDVFAGKGAAAQGRFACLAVTDNGVGMSPEIAARAIEPFFTTKPIGQGTGLGLSTVHGIVRQSGGHVFIDSEPGRGTTVRLCFPITDADETMIEQPAAQPSLPESSQGQETVLIVDDEDAVRGAASRYLAMKGYRVLTASGGFEALDVARNFDGPIDLLLTDMVMPGMPGYELACRLEQMRPDLRVIFMSGYSRYEFPLDSKYLPELHCIEKPFRLDDLGQRVRKVLGESL
- a CDS encoding sigma-54-dependent Fis family transcriptional regulator, translating into MARAAAGDSSLAPTVRVLLVDPGRHLAGVVQREVGTGLPVEFVRVPMADAALQMFALKSFDLVLLQLRLPHFSGVELAAKLRRIDARLPLIAFSEEVSPRETEALTRHGYPLPLTGRKLDDEILQRFRLYVGTLEGIKEVAHRREELRRRFGFERILSRFTGMEALLERIGRVVRSKVPVLIEGESGTGKELIARMLHTTGDRAKRPFVTVNCAAVPEGLLESQFFGYEKGAFTGAQTRTPGRFETVNGGTLFLDEIGEMSPALQAKLLRVLEYGEFERVGGSETIKV